The proteins below are encoded in one region of Oncorhynchus nerka isolate Pitt River linkage group LG15, Oner_Uvic_2.0, whole genome shotgun sequence:
- the LOC115142322 gene encoding fibroleukin-like, producing the protein MGKVWRNTIEGFKQSIKRSRNPSRTPINTQKKSVTKDLSAPKSKRLARQNSFKVKTGVRGDRAMLSPPDAPPACPHCKDSLVAAPPARTGSGGCEGHPGMAGCRVAVAPLDASDPPLRVEHRHEARQVQPESRDVSERLVQLQRCMNSLQEPGVPRGRVVQGGDTLGAILALMAAVLTECDLHCHSQALRAMARRLAVPSARLHPQDCAEIYRLGIKENGIYTIQPDPRRPAVEAECDMETAGGGWTVFQRRRDGSVDFNRTWQEYREGFGSPQGEYWLGNAALHALTNTGQHLLRIQLEDWHQQKRQATYNTFRVAAEAQRYRLTAREYSGDAGNALSYSKRYNHDGRAFSTNDRDHDRYTSGNCAEYYGAGWWFDACLASNLNGLFYRGRYSGLTNGIYWGTWYILTDIHSGERYSFKSVEMKTRPRNF; encoded by the exons ATGGGAAAAGTGTGGAGGAACACCATCGAAGGCTTCAAACAAAGCATCAAGCGGAGCAGAAACCCATCAAGAACACCTATAAATACTCAAAAGAAGAGCGTCACTAAAGACTTGTCGGCACCCAAGTCCAAGAGGCTGGCAAGGCAGAACAGCTTTAAGGTGAAAACCGGTGTCAGGGGGGACA gggCCATGTTGTCCCCCCCGGATGCACCTCCAGCCTGTCCCCACTGCAAGGACAGTCTGGTGGCCGCTCCACCTGCGAGGACAGGGTCAGGGGGGTGTGAGGGACACCCCGGGATGGCAGGCTGCAGGGTGGCGGTCGCACCCCTGGATGCCTCTGACCCACCTCTGAGGGTGGAACACAGACATGAAGCTCGACAGGTTCAGCCCGAG TCCAGGGATGTGTCGGAGCGTCTGGTCCAGTTGCAGCGCTGTATGAATTCCCTCCAGGAGCCAGGGGTCCCCAGGGGCCGTGTAGTCCAGGGAGGGGACACGCTGGGGGCCATTCTGGCTCTGATGGCTGCAGTACTGACAGAGTGTGACCTACACTGTCACAGTCAGGCCCTCAGGGCTATGGCCAGGCGACTGG CGGTCCCCTCAGCGAGGCTGCATCCTCAGGACTGTGCTGAGATCTATCGTTTGGGGATCAAAGAGAACGGAATCTACACCATCCAGCCTGACCCACGCAGACCTGCAGTGGAG GCAGAGTGTGACATGGAGACAGCAGGCGGGGGGTGGACAGTGTTCCAGCGTCGGCGAGATGGCTCGGTGGACTTCAACCGGACGTGGCAGGAGTACCGCGAGGGTTTTGGTTCACCACAGGGAGAATACTGGCTGGGGAACGCAGCGCTGCATGCGCTAACCAACACTGGTCAACACCTGCTGCGTATACAACTGGAGGACTGGCACCAGCAGAAACGCCAAGCCACCTACAACACTTTCAGAGTGGCAGCAGAGGCACAGAG GTACCGTCTGACAGCACGGGAGTACTCTGGTGACGCGGGCAATGCCCTGAGCTACAGCAAACGCTACAACCACGACGGCCGAGCGTTCAGCACCAACGACCGTGACCACGATCGCTACACGTCAGGGAACTGTGCGGAGTACTATGGTGCAGGCTGGTGGTTCGACGCCTGCCTGGCGTCTAACCTGAATGGACTCTTCTACCGCGGGCGCTACAGCGGGCTGACTAATGGCATATACTGGGGCACCTGGTACATCCTGACAGACATTCACAGCGGAGAGCGCTACTCCTTTAAGAGTGTGGAGATGAAGACACGCCCACGCAACTTCTAA